The following are encoded in a window of Rhizobium sp. 11515TR genomic DNA:
- a CDS encoding F0F1 ATP synthase subunit epsilon translates to MADNFNFELVSPERLLLSEQVIDVVIPASEGEMTVMANHAPTMTTIKPGVVKVHSASGKKQDYVVFGGFADILPTGCTLLAESAVPVEDMSRDELDRRINAAKAELEDAEHHEHKSRLEHFIMELSHLRGSIPQD, encoded by the coding sequence ATGGCTGACAATTTCAATTTCGAACTGGTTTCTCCGGAGCGCCTGCTGCTGTCGGAACAGGTCATCGATGTCGTCATCCCCGCCAGCGAAGGCGAGATGACCGTCATGGCGAACCATGCGCCGACCATGACCACGATCAAGCCGGGCGTCGTCAAGGTGCATTCGGCCTCGGGCAAGAAGCAGGACTACGTCGTTTTCGGCGGCTTCGCCGACATTCTGCCGACCGGCTGCACGCTGCTTGCCGAATCCGCCGTTCCGGTCGAAGACATGAGCCGCGACGAGCTGGACCGCCGCATCAATGCTGCCAAGGCCGAACTCGAAGATGCCGAGCATCACGAGCACAAGTCGCGCCTGGAGCATTTCATCATGGAACTCTCGCATCTGCGCGGCTCGATTCCGCAGGATTGA
- the atpD gene encoding F0F1 ATP synthase subunit beta — protein MADAATPAGSVGKVTQVIGAVVDVAFDGELPAILNALETDNNGNRLVLEVAQHLGENSVRTIAMDSTEGLVRGQPVKDTGAPISVPVGHETLGRIMNVIGEPVDEAGPLNTSKKRAIHQEAPSYVEQSTEAQILVTGIKVVDLLAPYAKGGKIGLFGGAGVGKTVLIMELINNVAKAHGGYSVFAGVGERTREGNDLYHEMIESGVNKHGGGEGSKAALVYGQMNEPPGARARVALTGLTVAENFRDEGQDVLFFVDNIFRFTQAGSEVSALLGRIPSAVGYQPTLATDMGQMQERITTTTTGSITSVQAIYVPADDLTDPAPATSFAHLDATTVLSRSIAEKGIYPAVDPLDSTSRMLDPMVVGEEHYEVARKVQSTLQRYKALQDIIAILGMDELSEDDKLAVARARKIERFLSQPFFVAEVFTGSPGKLVALEDTIKGFKGLVNGEYDHLPEAAFYMVGSIDEAIEKAKKLAA, from the coding sequence ATGGCTGACGCAGCTACCCCCGCAGGTTCTGTCGGTAAGGTTACGCAGGTTATCGGCGCCGTTGTGGACGTTGCTTTCGACGGCGAGCTCCCGGCGATCCTGAACGCGCTTGAAACCGACAATAACGGCAATCGTCTGGTTCTCGAAGTCGCACAGCACCTCGGCGAAAATTCCGTCCGCACCATTGCCATGGACTCGACCGAAGGTCTGGTTCGCGGTCAGCCGGTCAAGGACACGGGCGCACCGATTTCGGTTCCGGTCGGACATGAGACGCTCGGCCGTATCATGAACGTCATCGGCGAGCCGGTCGACGAAGCAGGTCCGCTGAACACCTCTAAGAAGCGCGCCATCCACCAGGAAGCTCCGTCCTACGTCGAGCAGTCCACGGAAGCGCAGATCCTCGTCACCGGCATCAAGGTCGTCGACCTGCTCGCCCCCTATGCAAAGGGCGGCAAGATCGGCCTGTTCGGCGGCGCCGGTGTGGGCAAGACCGTTCTCATCATGGAACTGATCAACAACGTCGCCAAGGCGCACGGTGGTTACTCGGTGTTTGCAGGCGTGGGTGAGCGTACCCGCGAAGGCAACGACCTTTACCACGAAATGATCGAATCGGGCGTCAACAAGCACGGCGGCGGCGAAGGTTCCAAGGCTGCGCTCGTTTACGGCCAGATGAACGAACCGCCGGGCGCCCGCGCCCGCGTCGCTCTGACCGGTTTGACCGTCGCTGAAAACTTCCGCGATGAAGGCCAGGACGTTCTGTTCTTCGTCGACAACATCTTCCGCTTCACCCAGGCTGGTTCGGAAGTGTCGGCTCTGCTCGGCCGTATTCCTTCGGCCGTGGGCTATCAGCCGACGCTCGCAACCGACATGGGCCAGATGCAGGAACGCATCACCACGACGACGACGGGCTCGATCACCTCGGTTCAGGCCATTTACGTTCCGGCGGACGACTTGACCGACCCGGCACCGGCAACCTCGTTCGCCCACCTGGACGCAACGACCGTTCTGTCACGCTCGATCGCTGAAAAGGGCATCTACCCGGCCGTCGACCCGCTCGACTCCACCTCGCGCATGCTCGACCCGATGGTCGTCGGCGAAGAGCACTACGAAGTTGCCCGTAAGGTTCAGTCGACGCTGCAGCGCTACAAGGCCCTGCAGGACATCATCGCCATCCTGGGCATGGACGAATTGTCCGAAGACGACAAGCTGGCCGTTGCCCGCGCCCGCAAGATCGAGCGCTTCCTGTCGCAGCCGTTCTTCGTCGCCGAAGTCTTCACCGGTTCGCCGGGCAAGCTCGTCGCGCTCGAAGACACGATCAAGGGCTTCAAGGGTCTCGTCAACGGCGAATACGACCACCTGCCGGAAGCTGCCTTCTACATGGTCGGCTCGATCGACGAAGCGATCGAAAAGGCCAAGAAGTTGGCCGCCTGA